The following are encoded in a window of Solibacillus sp. FSL R7-0668 genomic DNA:
- a CDS encoding ABC transporter ATP-binding protein, producing MGITTENLIVKYGEKFALKNANFTVNDGEVVTIIGPNGSGKTTLIKAITRCVKIDAGKILLNNESLQAIHTKKIAQEVAILPQKKTITGDIRVETLVSYGRYPHMKFGKRLKKEDWDIVDWALEKTGLMHLRYRYVETLSGGEQQRAWIAMALAQRSKILVLDEPTTFLDVSFQVEVMELIKELNETLKITVVMVLHDLNHAARYSDKLYVVKDGEILVQGAPRDILQSPLLQKVFHIDSEIYEDIRGDSPFFIPYKLENREE from the coding sequence ATGGGAATTACGACAGAAAATCTCATTGTAAAATATGGAGAAAAATTTGCACTAAAAAATGCAAACTTCACCGTAAATGATGGAGAAGTCGTGACAATCATCGGTCCAAACGGTTCAGGGAAAACGACGCTCATTAAAGCGATTACCCGCTGTGTGAAAATTGATGCTGGTAAGATATTACTGAACAATGAGTCATTGCAAGCAATCCATACAAAAAAAATTGCACAAGAAGTGGCTATTTTACCACAGAAAAAAACGATAACCGGTGATATTCGCGTGGAAACACTCGTATCATATGGGCGTTATCCGCATATGAAATTTGGAAAGCGACTAAAAAAAGAAGATTGGGATATTGTTGACTGGGCACTTGAGAAAACAGGCTTAATGCATTTACGCTACCGCTATGTAGAAACATTATCTGGTGGTGAACAGCAACGTGCATGGATTGCGATGGCATTAGCCCAACGTTCAAAAATATTAGTGCTCGATGAACCAACGACCTTTTTAGATGTTTCGTTCCAGGTTGAAGTAATGGAGCTCATAAAGGAATTAAACGAGACATTGAAAATAACGGTTGTCATGGTGCTCCATGATTTAAATCATGCGGCGCGTTATTCAGATAAATTATATGTGGTAAAGGATGGGGAGATTCTAGTACAAGGTGCACCACGCGATATTCTTCAATCCCCGCTATTACAAAAGGTCTTTCATATTGATTCTGAAATTTATGAAGATATAAGAGGCGATAGTCCATTTTTCATTCCATACAAATTAGAAAATCGTGAAGAGTAG
- the cobJ gene encoding precorrin-3B C(17)-methyltransferase — translation MQKGKIYVIGCGPGAYGQLTIDALEAVRQSHIIMSYKTYTELLSDVLTNQIIIPTGMTENVEQAYDAIDKALEGNTVAILSSGDASIYGMSGMLYEALHERNETTIDIEILPGISALSACASLVGAPFMHDHCAISLNEKTTPWEIIEKRIEAAAMGDFVLAFYNPKTGYQTPQLLKVQAILLAYRNPNTPVGIVRGAFRTFQEVHVTTVEKMHEQDIGMVTTIFIGNHHTYLRDGVMVTPRSYQQSFTIGEKREVAPVEQVSSPTVSTARIVNLPKFDSIFEVAISPGVANKFYSTQQLATLSQLIADKGTIEYTADHKMIVKVPTDDPKPLLEKLEQAQFLVSPVGHVVNIKACDFCHGEKIEALPYAEELEQQLGGLKVPMPLNIGFNGCSMTCYGAVFDDIGIVYRKRNFDLYIGAKSISKTAHAAKFVAEGIAMEELVPTVVRVVKEYQQNANNNERLYQYFRRKKEIAGFDYY, via the coding sequence ATGCAAAAAGGTAAAATTTACGTTATTGGCTGTGGTCCTGGCGCATATGGACAATTAACAATCGATGCGCTAGAGGCCGTTCGTCAAAGCCATATTATTATGAGCTACAAAACATATACGGAGCTACTATCGGATGTCCTTACAAATCAAATAATTATTCCAACCGGGATGACAGAAAATGTTGAGCAGGCATATGATGCCATTGACAAGGCTTTAGAAGGAAATACAGTTGCGATTTTATCGAGTGGTGATGCTAGTATTTATGGAATGTCGGGTATGCTATATGAGGCGCTTCATGAGAGAAATGAAACAACGATCGACATTGAGATATTGCCTGGAATTTCGGCTTTAAGTGCCTGTGCCAGCTTAGTTGGTGCGCCCTTCATGCACGATCATTGCGCAATTAGCCTCAATGAGAAAACAACCCCATGGGAAATTATTGAAAAGCGTATCGAAGCGGCGGCAATGGGGGATTTTGTTCTCGCATTTTATAACCCGAAAACAGGCTATCAAACACCCCAGTTGTTAAAAGTGCAGGCAATTTTATTGGCTTATCGCAATCCTAATACACCTGTAGGCATTGTGCGCGGTGCATTCCGTACGTTCCAAGAAGTTCATGTAACAACGGTTGAAAAGATGCATGAGCAGGATATCGGAATGGTCACTACTATTTTCATTGGCAATCACCATACCTATTTGAGAGATGGCGTAATGGTTACACCACGTAGCTATCAGCAAAGCTTCACGATTGGAGAAAAGAGGGAGGTTGCCCCGGTAGAGCAAGTGTCAAGTCCTACTGTAAGTACAGCAAGAATAGTAAATTTACCAAAATTTGATTCAATTTTTGAAGTAGCGATTAGTCCAGGTGTAGCTAATAAATTTTACAGCACGCAGCAGCTTGCAACGCTCTCACAATTAATTGCAGATAAGGGTACGATTGAATATACCGCGGATCATAAAATGATTGTTAAAGTACCAACGGATGATCCAAAACCTTTATTAGAAAAGCTAGAGCAAGCACAGTTTTTAGTGTCGCCAGTGGGGCATGTCGTAAATATTAAAGCATGTGATTTTTGTCATGGGGAGAAAATTGAGGCATTACCTTATGCTGAAGAACTAGAGCAGCAATTAGGTGGATTAAAGGTACCGATGCCGCTTAATATTGGCTTTAATGGTTGTTCAATGACATGTTACGGAGCCGTTTTTGATGATATAGGCATTGTCTATCGTAAGCGAAACTTTGATTTATACATTGGGGCAAAATCAATTAGTAAAACGGCACATGCCGCAAAATTTGTAGCAGAGGGTATTGCTATGGAAGAGCTGGTTCCTACTGTCGTTCGTGTTGTGAAAGAGTATCAGCAAAATGCTAATAATAATGAACGTCTATATCAATATTTTAGACGTAAAAAAGAGATTGCTGGTTTTGATTATTATTAA